Proteins from one Elgaria multicarinata webbii isolate HBS135686 ecotype San Diego chromosome 3, rElgMul1.1.pri, whole genome shotgun sequence genomic window:
- the TRAPPC5 gene encoding trafficking protein particle complex subunit 5 encodes MDARFTRGKSAILERSLTRPKTDVSLSAFSLLFSEIVQYCQNRVYSVSELQNKLSELGQQVGARILDVLVMREKNGKRETKVINILLFIKVTVWKALFGKEADKLEQANDDDKTYYIIEKEPLINTYISVPKENSTLNCASFTAGIVEAMLTCSGFPAKVTAHWHKGTTLMIKFDESVIARDKALDGR; translated from the coding sequence ATGGATGCACGTTTTACTCGTGGGAAATCTGCTATCCTTGAACGGTCGCTCACCCGACCCAAGACAGATGTCAGCCTCAGTGCCTTTTCACTCCTTTTTTCTGAGATTGTGCAGTACTGCCAGAACAGGGTCTACTCTGTTTCTGAGCTTCAGAACAAACTTTCTGAGCTAGGCCAGCAGGTGGGAGCCCGTATCTTGGATGTGCTGGTGATGCGAGAGAAAAATGGTAAGCGAGAAACCAAAGTCATCAACATTCTGCTCTTCATCAAGGTGACTGTATGGAAGGCTCTCTTTGGGAAGGAGGCTGACAAGCTGGAGCAAGCCAATGATGACGACAAGACCTACTACATCATTGAGAAGGAGCCTCTCATCAATACTTATATTTCAGTTCCCAAGGAGAACAGCACACTCAACTGTGCGTCCTTCACAGCTGGCATTGTGGAGGCCATGCTCACTTGCAGCGGCTTCCCTGCCAAAGTCACGGCCCACTGGCACAAGGGCACCACCCTCATGATCAAGTTTGATGAGTCGGTTATAGCACGCGACAAAGCCCTGGATGGCCGCTGA
- the LOC134395367 gene encoding galactose-specific lectin nattectin-like, translating into MQPYSAMDEDYQNEDHQNDSVSEELSQTWEWHSEPAETESVTSDQGYENAEQEYEYIMMPDMRMRSLPETGMKAEPALFLFKDDKLRDLGRKLFIAFCVLLLLSLIMVTAALVLACLRCFLACPSEWLEFQQKCYNFAQIELKWADARSSCQDQGADLLVIDNEKEQDFLVYKIYGDSDTWIGLNYTETEREWKWVDGTSVSYKNWDISGDIPLMNSDGYLTHCATAKEDVKYKWRNAMCKKRKLFICEKGRRLSCVLQSPLLLQ; encoded by the exons ATGCAGCCTTATTCTGCCATGGATGAAGACTACCAGAATGAAGACCACCAGAATGACAGTGTTTCAGAGGAGCTGTCCCAGACCTGGGAATGGCACTCCGAACCTGCAGAAACAg AATCGGTGACTTCAGACCAGGGATACGAGAATGCGGAACAGGAATATGAGTACATCATGATGCCTGACATGCGGATGAGAAGCCTGCCAGAAACGGGAATGAAAGCAGAGCCAG CACTGTTTTTATTCAAGGATGACAAATTGAGAGATCTTGGCAGAAAACTCTTCATCGCCTTCTGTGTTCTGCTGCTCTTGTCGCTGATAATGGTGACGGCTGCTCTTGTGCTGGCATGCCTTAGAT GCTTTTTAGCATGCCCATCTGAGTGGCTGGAGTTCCAGCAGAAGTGCTACAACTTCGCCCAAATAGAACTGAAGTGGGCTGATGCCAGAAGCAGCTGCCAAGACCAGGGTGCAGATCTCCTGGTGATTGACAATGAAAAGGAACAG GATTTCCTGGTTTATAAAATATATGGTGATTCTGATACCTGGATTGGCTTGAATTACACAGAGACTGAAAGAGAGTGGAAGTGGGTGGATGGCACAAGTGTATCCTACAA AAACTGGGACATATCAGGAGACATTCCTCTAATGAACAGTGATGGGTACCTTACCCACTGTGCTACTGCAAAGGAAGATGTGAAATACAAGTGGAGGAACGCTATGTGCAAAAAGCGCAAACTGTTCATTTGTGAAAAGGGCAGGCGCCTGTCCTGTGTCCTGCAGTCCCCACTTTTGCTccaataa